DNA sequence from the Alteribacter lacisalsi genome:
ACTGTTGATTACCAACAGAACGGACACAATGATGTAAAAAACAATGCGCTTCAACTCAACCTCTCCCTGAACATTGATCTGTTCATTTTAACATACATGAGAAGATGGGTTGAATGAAGAACTGTCCTGCCAATTAAGCAGAACAGCAGCGTGGTTCTTATTTACTTTTCGTACTGGTGTTTTTTTTCTTTTGTTACTTCTATGATCTCAATTTTACAGCACGATTGCTTTTTCATACCGTCTTTTTTTGAAAACCATTTTTTCATCATGAACTCACCCTCTTAAATAAAGTAAAATATCAGTCCCGCAGAAGTTGACATGCTCAGTACAGACAAAACAAACACCACGATCAGTTCCTTTTTGAAGATTGTTTTTAAAAGTACCAGTTCAGGAAGACTGGCTCCGGCCGAGCTGATCATCATGGCCATGACAGGTCCAGCTGCCATCCCGTTTACGATGAGCACCTGGGATATGGGAATCATACTGGAGAGGCGGATATACAGAGGAATACCTGCTGCCGCCGCCAGAGGGATGATCCACCACTGATCGCCGCCTAAATACATACTGATCCACTCGGAAGGAACCACACCGTGAATGAACGCGCCAATCCCTGCTCCAATAATCAAATACGGATATACGTTTTTCATCAGTACAAGTGTTTCATGCCACGCCCGGGACAGGGAAAACGATTTTTCCTCCTCCTCGTACCCTTTCATCACCACCTTCATTAAAGAACGTTCAAATCCGAATGCTTCCAGTGACAGACCAATCAGAAGGGAAAGGGATGCAGTCACAATCGTGTAGATGACTGCCACTTCCCAGCCCATAATCACTGCCATTATAGTGAGAATGGTTGGGTCGAGTACGGGTGATGCAAACAGAAACACCATGACAATCCCAAAGCGCACCTGATTGCGAAGCAGATTCACGACAACCGGAATGGTTGAGCATGAACAAAATGGAGTTAGAAAAGCAAACAGAAGAGCAATTGTTCCGCCAATAACAGGTGGTGTTTCCTTCAGCCAACCCTCCATTTTACGGTAGGGGATAAAAACCTGGAGTACATTTAAAACAAATGAGACCCCGACGAAAAGTACGGTAAGTTTCAGGGCAATGAATAAAAAACTCTGTACCGTTTCCATCATCATCAATCGTCACTCTCCCTAAAATCAATTATTTTTGATTTATAAATCAACAAAATTTGATTTATTGTGCTTAAGTAATCCCGGCGCTATCTGGCCGGGCGGAAAAGGCAGCACAGCTCTTCTGAGAGCAAGTGGTCAATGACTTCTGTGTTAATTGAATAGTAATTCCACGTTCCTCTTTTTTCCCGGAGAATCAGATCTGCATCCAGGAGAATCTTCAGATGATAGGAAAGCTTTGACTGAGGCAGGTCCAGCAGTTCTGTCAAATCACAAACGCAGGACGATCCCTGCCGGCAGAGTAATGATAAAAGGTGCAGCCGTTTCTGATCGGCAAGTGCTTTAAAGCGTTTCTCATACTCGGCAAAATCAGTACTTTTACCGGCTGTAAGTAAAGGTATGTTCAGCTTCAAACTGATCAGCTCCAATTCATCAATTTTTTTTGATTTAAAATCAGTATATGCCCTTCTTTTTCCAGTGTCAATATAAATATCAATTTTTTTTGATTTATTTTAAATGTTTTATATCCCTTTTCATGATACGGTGGTTAAAATGGACCATTCTGAGGTGATTCGTTATTTTTCCGTATCTGTTAATGATTATTGCTGTACTCCTTTACGCCGGCAACATTCTGGTTGGAAAGGCCATCAACGATCTTCCACCGGTAACAATTGCTTATATCCGGCTGCTTATTGCTTTTTTAATCCTTCTTCCTATTGGCATTCGCGCTGCCTGGCGTCACCGGAGCGCATTTCGAAACCATATCGGTCCCCTGCTGGTTCTTTCTTTAACTGGAATTGCGTTCTTTAATACGTTCATCTACGCCTCTCTCCAGTTTACGAGCACAACAAATGTAGCCGTTCTTGAAACCGTCATTCCTGTGGTAACGGTTATTTTAAGTGCCCTTTTACTGAAAGAAAGACTCCGGCTAATTCAGTGGACAGGCATTGCGATTTCTTTCGGCGGTGCTGTCTGGGTTGTCATGAACGGACAACCGTCTGCCCTAACAGGTTTTGACTGGAATAGAGGCGATAGTCTCATGATCGGGGCTATTTTAACATGGGCTGCCTATTCCATTGCGGTAAAAAAATACATGCATTTGTTTCCCCCATTCGGTGCGCTTCTCGTCATGACCGGCCTTTCTCTTGCCATATTATTTCCAATGATGCTTGGCGAATGGGTCATCACCGGAATCCCTGCCTTTGATGCAGGAAGTCACTCAGTGGCATTACTCTACCTCGGTATCTTTCCTTCATTTATCGCTCTTGTATGCTATAACCGTGCTGTTGATCTTATAGGGCCTTCCAAAGCCTCGGTATGTCTGAATCTCCTTCCTGTATTTACAATGATCGGCGCCTGGGCTTTACTTAATGAAACGATCACAGTCATGCAGATTGCAGGTTCAGCTGTGGTTATTGTCGGAGTGAT
Encoded proteins:
- a CDS encoding ArsR/SmtB family transcription factor — encoded protein: MKLNIPLLTAGKSTDFAEYEKRFKALADQKRLHLLSLLCRQGSSCVCDLTELLDLPQSKLSYHLKILLDADLILREKRGTWNYYSINTEVIDHLLSEELCCLFRPAR
- a CDS encoding DMT family transporter, producing the protein MIIAVLLYAGNILVGKAINDLPPVTIAYIRLLIAFLILLPIGIRAAWRHRSAFRNHIGPLLVLSLTGIAFFNTFIYASLQFTSTTNVAVLETVIPVVTVILSALLLKERLRLIQWTGIAISFGGAVWVVMNGQPSALTGFDWNRGDSLMIGAILTWAAYSIAVKKYMHLFPPFGALLVMTGLSLAILFPMMLGEWVITGIPAFDAGSHSVALLYLGIFPSFIALVCYNRAVDLIGPSKASVCLNLLPVFTMIGAWALLNETITVMQIAGSAVVIVGVMLTTQSTRKKQAGTVPLKKTV
- a CDS encoding permease, producing the protein MMMETVQSFLFIALKLTVLFVGVSFVLNVLQVFIPYRKMEGWLKETPPVIGGTIALLFAFLTPFCSCSTIPVVVNLLRNQVRFGIVMVFLFASPVLDPTILTIMAVIMGWEVAVIYTIVTASLSLLIGLSLEAFGFERSLMKVVMKGYEEEEKSFSLSRAWHETLVLMKNVYPYLIIGAGIGAFIHGVVPSEWISMYLGGDQWWIIPLAAAAGIPLYIRLSSMIPISQVLIVNGMAAGPVMAMMISSAGASLPELVLLKTIFKKELIVVFVLSVLSMSTSAGLIFYFI